Proteins co-encoded in one Xiphophorus couchianus chromosome 3, X_couchianus-1.0, whole genome shotgun sequence genomic window:
- the LOC114139547 gene encoding uncharacterized protein LOC114139547 isoform X2, with product MTSSPRNAFICVFFLTYWNASIFPGNAAAHQRRSWLGCRVLIHCQGHSADSGSFKWFYKEDKHSKEIQLFFQNKNGIKHYDVSRPKVDVMANRSLVINNFTDKDQGDYWCENCSQETCSREPSSFITMQKEIMDEMQETFYILSGSSFTRSCPGEFANLKWTFEASNATQRELELRSEMVTVTTNKTLYIGSVKNTNAGKYTCWVNRCGGPNQKQLTINLCVVTVSRKEHSIFSCAVTCDVGLKKKLSLLMSNQTISVDIDPSGSLICNSTEILDGQPIPTTNSYTVSAALNTTMAFPFHLSCCGFTHEAEEESTVIYSSVIIRTPAKTRSQHTVPESCIYSELQCRGNTI from the exons ATGACTTCATCACCTCGAAACGCgttcatttgtgtattttttctgaCTTACTGGAACGCAAGCATTTTCCCAGGAAATG CTGCAGCACATCAGCGTCGATCCTGGCTGGGATGTCGAGTTCTGATACATTGTCAGGGTCACAGTGCTGACTCGGGCTCTTTCAAATGGTTTTACAAGGAGGACAAGCACAGTAAGGAAATCCAGCTATTTTTTCAGAATAAGAATGGAATAAAACACTATGATGTCAGTCGTCCAAAAGTAGATGTTATGGCAAATCGTTCTCTggttataaataattttactgaCAAAGATCAGGGCGACTACTGGTGTGAAAACTGCTCTCAAGAAACCTGTAGCAGGGAACCATCCAGCTTCATCACTATGCAGAAAG aaATTATGGATGAAATGCAAGAGACATTTTACATTCTTTCCGGCAGCAGTTTCACCCGCTCATGCCCAGGTGAATTTGCTAACTTAAAATGGACATTTGAAGCCAGTAATGCAACCCAAAGGGAATTAGAACTAAGATCAGAAATGGTTACTGTTACTACCAACAAGACCTTATATATTGGATCTGTAAAAAATACTAATGCTGGGAAATACACCTGTTGGGTGAATAGATGTGGTGGTCCGAATCAGAAACAGCTCACAATCAACTTATGCGTCGTCACAG TTTCCCGCAAAGAGCATTCTATTTTCTCTTGTGCAGTGACATGCGAtgtgggattaaaaaaaaaattgagtcTTCTGATGAGCAATCAAACAATATCAGTGGACATAGATCCATCCGGGTCCTTAATCTGTAATTCAACTGAGATCTTGGATGGGCAGCCTATACCAACTACGAACAGCTACACAGTGTCAGCTGCTTTAAACACAACAATGG CATTTCCTTTTCATCTTTCATGTTGTGGCTTCACTCATGAG GCGGAAGAGGAGTCCACAGTAATTTATTCATCTGTTATCATCAGGACACCAGCAAAAACAAGAAGTCAACACACAGTTCCTGAAAGCTGTATTTACAGTGAATTACAGTGTAGAGGAAATACCATTTAG
- the med18 gene encoding mediator of RNA polymerase II transcription subunit 18 has product MEAPPVTVMPITSGTINMMEYLLQGSVLDAALESLLHRLRGLCDNMEPETFTDHELVYLLKGQQGNPFILRARRSLSHPTAPWHLRYLGQPEVGDKSRHALVRNCVDVAASHSLPDFLNEMGFRMDHEFVTSGHIFRKGAMKVVVCNVSRVLVPGNTENTERMSLSHLVELSVLAPAGQDTVSEDMRSFAEQLRPLIHLEKIDPSKQRH; this is encoded by the exons ATGGAGGCTCCTCCTGTTACTGTTATGCCCATCACCAGTGGCACAATCAACATGATGGAGTATCTGCTGCAAG GCAGCGTGTTAGATGCGGCTCTGGAAAGCCTGTTGCATCGTCTGCGTGGTTTGTGTGACAACATGGAGCCGGAGACGTTTACAGACCACGAACTGGTGTACCTTTTGAAAGGCCAGCAGGGAAACCCTTTCATTCTGCGCGCTCGCCGCTCTCTCTCCCACCCCACAGCTCCCTGGCACCTCCGCTATCTGGGCCAACCTGAAGTAGGAGACAAGAGCCGCCACGCTCTGGTGCGTAACTGCGTCGACGTGGCCGCCTCTCACAGCCTTCCGGATTTCCTCAATGAGATGGGCTTCCGCATGGACCACGAGTTTGTGACCAGCGGACACATATTCCGAAAGGGAGCTATGAAGGTTGTGGTGTGCAACGTTTCCCGTGTGCTGGTGCCCGGGAACACTGAGAACACAGAGCGAATGTCGCTTTCACATTTGGTTGAACTGAGTGTTTTGGCACCAGCCGGCCAGGACACCGTATCGGAGGACATGCGGAGCTTTGCTGAGCAGCTGAGACCTCTGATTCATTTGGAGAAGATCGACCCAAGCAAGCAGAGACATTAA
- the LOC114139547 gene encoding uncharacterized protein LOC114139547 isoform X1 has translation MTSSPRNAFICVFFLTYWNASIFPGNAAAHQRRSWLGCRVLIHCQGHSADSGSFKWFYKEDKHSKEIQLFFQNKNGIKHYDVSRPKVDVMANRSLVINNFTDKDQGDYWCENCSQETCSREPSSFITMQKEIMDEMQETFYILSGSSFTRSCPGEFANLKWTFEASNATQRELELRSEMVTVTTNKTLYIGSVKNTNAGKYTCWVNRCGGPNQKQLTINLCVVTVSRKEHSIFSCAVTCDVGLKKKLSLLMSNQTISVDIDPSGSLICNSTEILDGQPIPTTNSYTVSAALNTTMGVFEKTESLMPIIYGVVAAFTFFILLAILTFCLKSRVQAAFPFHLSCCGFTHEAEEESTVIYSSVIIRTPAKTRSQHTVPESCIYSELQCRGNTI, from the exons ATGACTTCATCACCTCGAAACGCgttcatttgtgtattttttctgaCTTACTGGAACGCAAGCATTTTCCCAGGAAATG CTGCAGCACATCAGCGTCGATCCTGGCTGGGATGTCGAGTTCTGATACATTGTCAGGGTCACAGTGCTGACTCGGGCTCTTTCAAATGGTTTTACAAGGAGGACAAGCACAGTAAGGAAATCCAGCTATTTTTTCAGAATAAGAATGGAATAAAACACTATGATGTCAGTCGTCCAAAAGTAGATGTTATGGCAAATCGTTCTCTggttataaataattttactgaCAAAGATCAGGGCGACTACTGGTGTGAAAACTGCTCTCAAGAAACCTGTAGCAGGGAACCATCCAGCTTCATCACTATGCAGAAAG aaATTATGGATGAAATGCAAGAGACATTTTACATTCTTTCCGGCAGCAGTTTCACCCGCTCATGCCCAGGTGAATTTGCTAACTTAAAATGGACATTTGAAGCCAGTAATGCAACCCAAAGGGAATTAGAACTAAGATCAGAAATGGTTACTGTTACTACCAACAAGACCTTATATATTGGATCTGTAAAAAATACTAATGCTGGGAAATACACCTGTTGGGTGAATAGATGTGGTGGTCCGAATCAGAAACAGCTCACAATCAACTTATGCGTCGTCACAG TTTCCCGCAAAGAGCATTCTATTTTCTCTTGTGCAGTGACATGCGAtgtgggattaaaaaaaaaattgagtcTTCTGATGAGCAATCAAACAATATCAGTGGACATAGATCCATCCGGGTCCTTAATCTGTAATTCAACTGAGATCTTGGATGGGCAGCCTATACCAACTACGAACAGCTACACAGTGTCAGCTGCTTTAAACACAACAATGG GTGTTTTTGAGAAGACTGAATCTTTGATGCCAATTATTTATGGAGTAGTAGCtgcctttacattttttattttacttgcaaTATTAACTTTCTGTTTGAAATCAAGAGTACAGGCTG CATTTCCTTTTCATCTTTCATGTTGTGGCTTCACTCATGAG GCGGAAGAGGAGTCCACAGTAATTTATTCATCTGTTATCATCAGGACACCAGCAAAAACAAGAAGTCAACACACAGTTCCTGAAAGCTGTATTTACAGTGAATTACAGTGTAGAGGAAATACCATTTAG